A region of Chiloscyllium plagiosum isolate BGI_BamShark_2017 chromosome 37, ASM401019v2, whole genome shotgun sequence DNA encodes the following proteins:
- the mdc1 gene encoding mediator of DNA damage checkpoint protein 1 isoform X3 yields MDQTQPLCWEAEEQEVSGDCDREPRGRLRVFAGSERPETGFLLYQGENIIGRHESCHVHIPVSSVSKRHAVIEIDGDSQLIYDCNSLNKTRRKNVVLKPDIRYAINDGDLFLFADVACQYVLLSPSATPAGDSGSETDSESLFPHAKPGSGDQQLDDNDAAGDYLESADDSLVLSPTQPYHTKSVVISLRSDTYVKESEDDDTPWKCSAPFTARDGQHPSAMARQTPSVHVVPESDEEEGESSHSNLQSKQLHYDSETDLEEDQEPGEKWTEHCTERLVNSSHVNSEMAGIEEQQADDTPPLTNIAVSDCLKTVQEMDVLEDALDRDAGRTSTWESGAPPAANHLPHFSRDSDDEEEDSLLTSNALPPDTKTDSNLTEGVGLQVAEASTCDRGLIHPGTREESSHVDLSADHDTNSTGDAKETASGVNERKPLEENSDTDIDDDIESYALEATQCFTLNVSDTQDEAARENNHTPDAGITAGANTEEKPSQLLTCQSPTFNKEPFKDNTAATSNTEEDLTQPFTFRSPTFGRDACKNSSVTVGNTEEEATQPFTFQSPTFSKDISKGTAVALSDTEEEATQPFTADAAIQRPVISSPHSERSEGIPEDDQWAEGETQPFFFQNQVTELDRSGEAEEAEGTVPIISAVDSPAPTVQDLATSPPGTKRQSLSEVGSCMGPQATPEQLQSPEAGKGGHRQQTNEERSSMALVEQQLAEASEDMGKRETSAREQAATPDTEECSNSSLNSVPHPSLTLPNSQRETEAEAENSAVPRDRQQNQGSIKPRDCQQHQRRKDPELGSQEVALPLDRTQAGPRRGRGRPRSISASTKDKCQGPPQEGEEHSQAPVVRGRRAKQSSLAALDQQVRNVEETPRTDGASQQQPAGRGRRRAESALGQAGNMEETVQTDGASQQQPVGRGRRRAGSALGQAGNMEETVQTDGASQQQPVGRGRRRARSALGHSESVEESAQAEGVSQQQSLGRGRRRSVAAPIQSENVLDTSQTDGVSPTQPAGRGRRRAGTSPAMLADSVEETAHTDGASQQRPARGRRRSVAAPIKGECALDTSQTDGSSQERPAGRGRRQARGEATIQAVYVGDVSQTNGSLQQGLTARGRRKQECAQPSLQEKGLSSGRKRRVRGASPSESEKESSTPPQVKTRRTAGRLSSGSLLDTVPSPKVMFTGLVDENGVKVIKQLGGEVVESVHDSTHLVTDRIRRTVKFLCAVARGIPVVTPDWLVKSGKSNCFLSTSGFLVDDSDQEKKFNFKLAESLQKAKEQPLLQDYRVHVTSGVLPEPSQMESIIQCSGATVLPKMPRVYKAKTLVISCPDDLPKCKPAWDAKVPIVNAEFILTGTLQQVVDLVSYRLDQDVTDQPEGKARKRSLAAAQATDNRKKKR; encoded by the exons ATGGACCAGACGCAGCCGCTGTGCTGGGAGGCGGAGGAGCAGGAGGTGTCGGGAGACTGTGACCGCGAGCCCAGGGGCCGCCTCAGGGTGTTCGCAGGGAGCGAGAGACCCGAGactg GTTTTCTGTTGTACCAAGGTGAAAACATTATCGGTAGACACGAGAGCTGTCACGTCCACATCCCCGTCTCGTCTGTGTCCAAAAGGCACGCGGTGATTGAGATCGATGGCGACTCCCAACTGATTTATGACTGCAACAGCCTGAACAAGACCCGGCGCAAGAACGTTGTCCTCAAGCCTGACATCCGCTACGCCATCAATGACGGCGACCTCTTCCTTTTTGCTGATGTTGCCTGCCAGTACGTGCTGCTATCACCATCAGCAACACCGGCTGGAGACTCTGGTTCTGAAACTGACTCGGAGTCCCTGTTTCCCCACGCAAAGCCAGGCTCGGGGGACCAGCAGCTGGATGACAATGATGCAGCCGGTGACTATTTGGAATCGGCAGATGATTCACTTGTGCTCTCACCCACCCAACCCTATCACACCAAATCGGTGGTGATTTCCCTTCGGTCTGATACCTACGTGAAGGAGTCTGAGGATGATGACACACCATGGAAGTGCAGTG caccattcactGCCCGAGATGGCCAGCATCCGAGTGCCATGGCACGTCAAACTCCATCAGTGCATGTTGTTCCCGAGAG CGATGAAGAAGAGGGTGAGTCGTCTCATTCCAATCTTCAGTCAAAGCAGCTGCATTACGACAGTGAGACTGATCTGGAGGAAGATCAGGAACCTGGTGAAAAATGGACAGAACATTGCACTGAGCGCCTAGTCAACAGTAGCCATGTGAATTCTGAAATGGCAGGCATAGAAGAGCAGCAAGCTGATGACACGCCTCCACTGACTAACATTGCTGTCTCCGACTGTTTGAAGACTGTCCAAGAAATGGACGTTCTGGAGGACGCACTTGACCGTGATGCAGGAAGGACGTCCACCTGGGAGTCAGGTGCCCCACCAGCTGCTAATCATCTGCCCCATTTCAGCCGGGACAGTGATGATGAAGAGGAGGACTCACTATTAACCAGCAATGCCTTGCCACCGGACACCAAAACAGATTCCAATCTCACCGAAGGTGTTGGCCTTCAAGTGGCAGAGGCTTCTACCTGTGACAGGGGCTTGATCCATCCAGGTACTAGGGAAGAAAGCAGTCACGTGGACCTCTCTGCAGACCACGACACAAACTCAACAGGGGATGCTAAAGAAACAGCAAGTGGTGTTAATGAGAGGAAGCCACTGGAGGAGAACAGTGACACTGACATTGATGATG ATATTGAGTCATACGCTCTGGAAGCAACTCAGTGCTTCACGCTGAATGTTTCGGACACCCAGGATGAGGCAGCAAGGGAAAACAATCACACGCCAGATG CTGGCATTACAGCAGGTGCTAACACTGAGGAGAAACCCTCACAGTTGCTCACCTGTCAATCTCCCACCTTCAACAAAGAGCCTTTCAAGG ATAACACTGCAGCAACAAGCAACACCGAGGAAGATCTCACGCAGCCATTCACCTTTCGGTCTCCGACATTCGGTAGAGACGCATGCAAAA ATAGCAGCGTGACAGTGGGTAATACAGaggaagaggccactcagccattCACCTTTCAGTCTCCGACGTTCAGTAAAGACATTTCAAAAG GGACAGCTGTGGCACTGAGCGATACAGAGGAAGAGGCCACACAGCCATTCACGGCGGATGCTGCTATCCAGCGTCCTGTAATATCTTCACCTCACTCGGAGCGCAGTGAGGGAATACCTGAGGATGATCAGTGGGCTGAGGGGGAAACCCAGCCCTTCTTCTTTCAGAACCAGGTCACAGAGCTGGACCGCAGTGGAGAAGCTGAAGAAGCAGAAGGCACTGTGCCCATCATATCTGCTGTGGATTCCCCAGCTCCGACTGTCCAAGACCTGGCTACCAGTCCTCCAGGGACCAAAAGGCAGAGTCTGTCAGAGGTCGGGAGCTGTATGGGCCCTCAGGCAACACCAGAGCAGCTGCAGAGCCCTGAAGCTGGGAAGGGAGGCCACAGGCAGCAAACGAATGAAGAGAGGAGCTCCATGGCTTTAGTAGAACAGCAACTGGCTGAGGCCAGTGAGGACATGGGGAAACGAGAGACCTCAGCCAGGGAGCAGGCAGCCACTCCTGACACTGAGGAGTGCAGCAACAGCagcttaaactcagtcccccatCCGTCTCTGACTCTGCCGAACAGCCAGAGAGAGACTGAGGCTGAGGCAGAGAACTCTGCTGTTCCCAGAGACCGACAGCAGAACCAGGGATCCATAAAGCCCAGGGACTGTCAGCAACATCAGCGCAGGAAGGACCCAGAGCTGGGATCACAGGAAGTTGCCCTGCCTTTGGATAGGACACAGGCCGGGCCAAGAAGGGGCAGGGGCAGGCCCAGGTCCATCTCTGCATCCACAAAGGACAAGTGCCAAGGCCCTCCACAGGAGGGGGAGGAACACTCTCAGGCTCCTGTAGTTAGAGGCCGCAGAGCCAAGCAGAGCTCACTAGCAGCACTAGACCAACAGGTTAGGAATGTGGAAGAAACTCCCCGAACCGATGGTGCATCTCAGCAGCAGCCTGCGGGCAGAGGCAGGAGGAGAgctgagtctgcactgggacagGCTGGGAATATGGAGGAGACTGTCCAAACCGATGGGGCATCCCAGCAACAGCCAGTGGGCAGAGGTAGGAGGAGAGCTGGGTCTGCACTGGGACAGGCTGGGAATATGGAGGAGACTGTCCAAACCGATGGGGCATCCCAGCAACAGCCAGTGGGCAGAG GCAGGAGGAGAGCTAGGTCTGCACTGGGACACAGTGAGAGTGTGGAGGAGTCTGCCCAAGCTGAAGGGGTATCGCAGCAGCAGTCCCTGGGCAGAGGCAGGAGGCGATCTGTGGCAGCACCGATTCAGAGTGAGAATGTGTTGGACACATCCCAAACCGATGGGGTATCGCCGACACAGCCAGCGGGCAGAGGTAGGAGGAGAGCTGGCACCTCACCGGCAATGCTAGCTGACAGTGTGGAGGAGACTGCCCATACCGATGGGGCATCACAACAACGCCCAGCTAGAGGCAGGAGGCGGTCTGTGGCAGCACCGATTAAGGGTGAGTGCGCTTTGGACACATCCCAAACTGATGGATCATCACAGGAGCGGCCAGCGGGCAGAGGCAGGAGGCAAGCAAGGGGAGAGGCGACAATTCAGGCTGTCTACGTGGGGGACGTTTCCCAAACCAATGGGTCATTGCAACAGGGACTGACTGCGAGAGGCAGGAGGAAACAG GAATGTGCACAGCCTTCGTTACAGGAGAAGGGATTATCGTCTGGACGTAAACGCCGCGTGCGGGGGGCTAGTCCATCAGAGAGTGAGAAGGAAAGCAGCACCCCTCCTCAGGTTAAAACCCGGCGTACAGCAGGCCGTCTGTCCTCAGGCTCCCTGCTGGATACTGTCCCTTCTCCGAAG GTCATGTTCACAGGGCTGGTTGATGAGAATGGGGTGAAGGTGATTAAACAGCTTGGTGGTGAGGTGGTGGAGTCCGTGCACGACAGCACACACTTAGTCACAGACCGGATTCGCCGTACAGTCAAGTTCCTGTGTGCCGTTGCCAGAGGGATCCCTGTGGTGACCCCGGACTGGCTGGTAAAG TCTGGGAAGAGTAACTGCTTCCTGTCCACCAGCGGCTTTCTGGTTGATGACAGCGACCAGGAGAAGAAGTTTAACTTCAAGCTGGCTGAGTCCCTGCAGAAAGCCAAGGAGCAGCCTCTTCTTCAG GATTATAGAGTCCACGTGACATCAGGTGTTCTCCCTGAGCCAAGCCAAATGGAAAGCATTATCCAGTGCAGCGGAGCGACTGTGCTGCCCAAGATGCCACGTGTGTACAAG GCAAAAACCCTGGTGATTTCGTGCCCAGATGACCTGCCCAAGTGCAAACCTGCCTGGGATGCCAAGGTCCCCATTGTCAATGCAGAATTCATCCTGACCGGgactctgcagcaggtggtggacTTGGTGAGTTACCGACTAGACCAGGACGTCACCGATCAACCAGAGGGGAAGGCCAGAAAGAGGAGTTTGGCTGCAGCACAGGCCACTGACAACAGGAAAAAGAAGCGTtga